The window AATTTATGTCTCACACATGCCATTTCAATTAGGGTAAAATAATCTCACCATTCCCTATATATTATTATGATATTAGAAATTCTGTTGTGGTCTTATCTGCACTGTAATCTTTGATGGCAGGCTGACGGGTTTATAGTGAAGCATATAACATTGCTGGCTAATCCTAATCAGGTAAGGCCAACAAGGTTTTGGGGAGTTTACACGAAGTTAAAAATATTCAACATGACAAGCTACAAAAAAGGTATAGTTGGATGATGTGTTCTGCTTTCTATACATCATGggcattttgtttgttttggtttCATTTGAATTGCCTAATTGATCTAACTATTCTGGTATGTTTTACCCCCACTTTTTTTTCCGAGGTCAGTATTGTTCTCatattcattttcttttgttttccagTTGCTTACCTCGATGCAGACACCATTGTTGTGAAAAGTATTGAGGATATTTTCAACTGTGGGAAGTTCTGTGCAAACCTGAAACATTCTGAAAGGATGAATTCTGGAGTAATGGTTGTAGAGCCATCTGAAACTCTTTTCAATGACATGATGGACAAAGTAAACAGTTTACCTTCTTACACAGGAGGTTAGTACAATTCGTTACTTAGCATGCTTGTTCTTTCTGGGgctatatacttatatgtttTTCTTAACTGGGTTGAACTATTTGACAGCAAAATTTCATTATTAAATGGTCACTTTCTTAGAGGCTTTACCATACAATAAGAAACACTTTTTCCTATTGCCTTCAGTTAGTATGAACTGTTGATTCTGCATATGCACGGTTTGAGTTGTCTTTGTTTATTGTCCTATTTGTTCTATACCTGTAATCTATTGTTTATATTTTACATCTTATGGTTTTGGATATTTTCTTTCTTGCAGGAGATCAAGGTtttctcaattcatactatgcTGATTTCGCTAATTCTCGTGTTTATGAACCCAATAAACCTACAACGCCTGAACCTGAGACTCAGCGCCTTTCCACCTTGTATAATGCTGATGTTGGTCTTTACATGCTGGCCAATAAGGTTATACTCAATGCATTCACACATCGGTCATGTCATCCTGCTCTTTAAATTTTGGTGGTTTTGTTGCTTTATATGGTTAATTTATTATAAGAAATATCACCATATAACAAGGATCACTGTATACTCAAATTAATTACTTTGATTGTTATCTTATCATGGTAATAAGGAGAGTATTCTGAAGGACCAATAAAACTTTATTCAAATGTTTTAATGCATTATAAAGTTTTCATTCATTGaagcataattttttaaaaatcctTTAACCATTCTTGACAAGcgggatttttttcctccatTACACAGTGTTTTGTCCCTTCTTGCAAGGAATGCTGGACCAACTTGCTGCTCAAATCTGACTTCTTTTCTTGTCTAAAACAACTGTTCCTCTCTTCACATAGGATAGATGGCGCTGGTGTTATCTGTTCAACTCAGCTGAACTTAAAACTAGTTCACCCTAACACAACCCCTCCCCCAACCCCCGGCACGCACACAAAAAAGCAGAAGAATCCTGTTTTTGTCTTTTGCAAAATTAAAATAGTATACAAGTCCATATAGAACTGGCTTGCTGTTTTTTCCCCCATTTTTGCAAATAATATCAAACAGTGGTTTTTCATGAAGAACAAGATGAGGAACGATCACAAACTTTTTGACTCATGACACAATGTAGCTCAGTATAATTGGCAGCATCTCATTTATGATTTTCCTAATCCTGGTCCTTTTCTCGATATTTGTATACTTGTGGAAACCAACCagctgatgtttttttttctttgtaatgTAAGTTTTAGATAGCCTTGTCTTATTTAGTTATTTTCGTAGGAGAGCTTTGATTATATTGCACAAATGTTGCATTAGAGGTTTCAAACTGTGTTAAGCACAGACATTTGATTCTCAGAAAAGATTCAATACCATCAGCTAACACACTATCACAACATTTCAGATTTAGAACGTTTTAACACCTTATGATATCTCATCATATATAATCCACAGCCTGCTGATTATTTGTAAACGTCGCCTTCCTAACTTTGCTGCAGTGGATGGTTGATGAGAAAGAACTTAGGGTCATTCACTACACACTTGGGCCTCTTAAGCCCTGGGACTGGTGGACTGCTTGGCTTGTTAAACCTGTGGCAGTATGGCAGGTAATTAGGTATTTCTTGTGTGATTTTAGTGGGATGTGAAGTAGCAGAATGGCTCAATGAACTTGTGTTATCCATTGTTGCAGGATATCAGGAAAAATCTTGAGGAATCTCTCCCTGGAACTGGTGGAGGGAGAAATCCTCATGATCAATCAGTGGTCAAaattcttttctctctccctttATTCATGCTGATCTGTGGTTATTATGGTTCATGCTTTCAGGTTAAATTCTCCTCTTGCTggaaatatttttctttaatttcaTGGACATGTGGCCTAAATGGTCTGTCTATCTTATGTACTATACAGACTAATAAGGAGCTGCTGTGTATAAGATCTCTGTGTGCTTTTGCTCGACGTGCTCGCTACAAATACAAATCAGAGGAAGCGCTTCCTTCTTATTCAACAATTGGAGCTGCTTCATCGTCCTTTGGTATATCACATCAAAAGGTTGATTACACTTAAAAGTTTAAACTATGAATTGTGAATCTTTATTATATGTATGTAAGATCCACTGTGTACATCATTGCCTTCAGAAAATTTTCAGTAATTTCCTGCCAATTTGAAGTAGATCTTTGTTACACTCTCTGTCCAATTCATAGGCGTATTTTAATTTGGCATAGTGGTCAAACTTAGACTTTGACAATTAATTTTCTCTTACAATATATTGCAGTGGTTACAAAAGCCAGTATCATATGATAGCACATTGAATCATTTGTATACATTAAGCATGCATATAATTTGACTAATTATTAGTTAAAACTTACAAAGTCTGGGCCTTCCAAATAGATGGACCCATGGACACCTTATAAAATTAAACGGAGGGAATAGTATCTAAGTTGCATATTAAGCACATTTGTGACATCAATAAGCCGGTAGAGTTTTTCCTGTTGGATAATGTTTTCTATTCAAAACCAGGATCGTTTTAGGTTCTAAAAACTTGCATAACTTTGACGAATGTTGGTAAAGGACCAGGCTTTGTTTTCTTCGAAAGAACTATCATGCAAAACCACATCTAGAGGGGAAATATTTATACTATTTTCACTTATCTAATTAATTTCCTGACCCTGATTCCACATATCATATATCATGTACCTTTTTCAGAAATTGAGTTTGCTTTCATGATAATAACTTGATGTTTGCTAACTCCCTTGCAGTCACATAATGGAGCACATCTGAAGCTGCCTTCTTATTTTGGTGCCATCACCGTACTAGTCTGCTTCATTTCTGCTTTAATATCTCTTGCCTTTGCCTTTATTATTATTCCACGGCAAGTGATGCCATGGACGGGTTTGCTGCTGATGTATGAGTGGACCTCTGTGACGTTCTTCTTGTTGTTCGGGAGCTACCTCCGTGTTGTATACAATTGGGGAAGTTCTAGTGCAAATCATGTCGGGCATAACAATTTAGATTCATCAGAAAATCATGCTGGTGCAGGTTTGTAAACTTACACAACTTCCTGCAAATTTGTATTTCTTGCTTAGGCTAATGTGTAGTCCATTTCCAGGACTTCAGCGGAATACGTCGGACTGTGACACAGATGCAGCTTTCTATTGGTCAGGGATGGCTATACTATCTAGTATAGCATTATTATCACCAACAGTCCTGGGAATAACTGCTCTTTTTGCAAAGTAAGATAGGGGGTGGTTCATTGTCTACTTTTCTTCATTTTGAAGGAAACTGGCAAAATAATCTGTAGCTACTGTTCAGCTGGCTCCATTTTTAACTTCTCAAAACAGTGTGAACCTAACAAATTCTGTTGTGTTCTTTCCTTTGGCAGGCTTGGGTTGATGGTAGCAGGTGGCGTGGTGTTGGCATCGTTTATGACATACGCTTCGGAGCATCTAGCTATCTCGGCCTTTGTCAAAGGCCAAAGAGATAGGAACGCCTCGAGAGGTAGCATTTGTTTTATGTGCTAGTCATTCTTTGACCGCGGCAATTTCTTTCACCTTGTGTCCGAAATGTGCCTGTTGTAATTTGTATCATAATGTTgtaaaggaaaattttgatgattTATTTAGTAGAAAAGGTTGTCAGAGAAAAGAACTGTGATATGTTTAATACTAGAACACATTGCCACCTCTGGCTGCAGTTTTGGTGATTCTTGATTTGAAAGCTTGAGTACTATCGCTTAACCCTAACCATAATAATGTACCACTAGTATGACTGTTTCATTTGCTTCCATTTGCAAACAGGTCACTAAACTACGAGGGCGTATAATTTTGCCCCAATTCATTTTATCAAGTCACCTAAAAATGACGAAAGCAATTGAAGAATAGCCAGTTTGGTTGCTCACTTTGATCTTTAACATCTTGCTCTCCCTTCACGAGATTCCGTAAAGCCATTCTTGGTTCATCCAAAGAGCCATCAGTACCCTAGCAATTGGTTTTAGCTTGATTAGCACTACAACCGTTCTTAAACAGATGACATCATAAAGTAACTTTGAAATCTTGAATTCATTAATCTTTACCTATTATTAAAATTGAAGATTTCGTACTCACCTTATTTTTTGTCCGTCATCCGAGTTAAAACACGTATAATCCTGGATCGGACCAAAAAAACCATCACTGATGATACATTATGCAAAAATTAGGATACATGCATGTGTGTGGGGGATTCGAACTCTAGTCTCCTAGGGTACATGCTACATGTTGCGCTCATCTAGTCACCAGAGCAATATAGTTGTTTTGTTAGGAAACTTTTTCTCTATTTGGCTGGCTTGTAACTCATCAATCTCTCTATCCCCAATCTCGTTCATAGGTCCACATTCCATCGCTCTTGTGTTGTCTGAGCTTCTCATGTGTCATTGCGAATTCTCGCATGCTCATGAAGAGTCTAATTGGGGAAAATTTATGTCTTTTGGAAACGTAGTGGATTCCATACCCTATCAAGGTAGAATATGGCTCAAGCAGAGGGGGCTGTAGCAAGCGCTTTACTAGCATATGAAGGCAAAACGTCGTTCGAGTCCGACACGATAAAGCAAtgtgtcatgcatgcatgataacGCGATCCTCCAAGTCGGACTCGATAAAGCGTCATGCATGTACGAGAACACAGATGGGTGTGCTTGGGACACGTTTTTTTTCTCATCCACATCGCTTCCCCACACAGAACCACCATATTCAGTCAATCTATACTATTATAATTTGAGCCTGCTAtgatctaataatctaatagtAAAAGTCACTATAATTGGAATAGGTAAAttatttttacccgttgcaacgcacatgcatttttgctagtatataaaattattagaatCTAATATAATGTGTGATAATGATATTaacatatttttatagaaacacttaataatttttaacaattattataaatattatttgaagatAATAGTAGTAATAAcgttaaagtaaaaaaaaaacaatgatgtAGCAATGTAGCAGCCAGCTCCTTAATTTGTTCTAACAAGCACCTGCACCAATTAACATAAGCGGATATGGATTTTTATCCGGATGTCTCATCGTTAtttacatgtcatctaaatatttattaaaataatttgataacatggattaatatgaaatatatcactccataaacatgtaaggttaaatttaacttttacaagTTGCAATAAACAGAACAACTTAAATTGAAAATAGTTGTCGTACATTCAtagttatatttgttatttttattaaaacTTGTATAAGTTAAATTTTTACTTACATGTCTGTGACATGTATAAAATAATGGGATATCCCTCTAAGGGATGAAAACGCTTTCCCAACCCAAGCAGCTAGTCCGAGAGCAAGTTTGGCCACCACACCACTTGCAGATGCTTGTTAGCTTTAGGAAAagccagccggccggccggccaagcCAAGCCAGCACCAATTAGGCTGCGCTAGGTGCAGTGCAGGTGGCACATCACATTTGTCGTCTCCCCTCGCGCGATCGAGATGCAACGGTGGTGGTGCCGTCGCGAGATCTCTCTTGATCCCCCGGGAACCCATCGTCGATTTGCCCGGCAGATGCCGCCATATTTACCGTCTAGTTTGCACTCGCCGCTGCATATGCGTCCCCCACCGCCCGACGAAGACGACCTTGTGCCCTGGCTGCCTGCGGTCCGGTCACTTTCGACGACTACTCGCGCGCGCCTCCTTTTATAAAGTACGGTGGCGAGGAGCTGAGGAGATGCTGCAACCTGCAAAAACTGTTCGTCCTGCCGTCAATAGAAGGAGAAGCGGTATCGGTTATCGGTAGGGATGCGCCTGCAAGGCTGCAGGGCGGTTTAAAAAATTTACTGcggttatgttttttttttaacaactcGCACAAGACGGTGCGATATTCTATTTACAACCCTGGAGTGTcataaccaggaaaaagaaaaaatataccaccacccacacaccggcAGCGCCAACACACACGACAGGAGAAGGTTAGCACCggaccggccaccgctaagcgTGATCggccgccgctagaccaacaaaggagcACAGACAAGATCGCCACAGCAAGGGGgtgccaaaacgacgtcttcaagaagagaagcgacgaaaaaccgccgccgccgtccgtcagggctcaaaggagccaagactgggttttcgcccggcaaccacccttgaggggtgagacagcacgacaacgccctcaggagggggaattaACCATCGTTGTCAGTCCGGCCAAGGCCGAGCTAagttttcacccgccgctcccacctgcgaatccacggctgacgcaccgatgctccaccaccactcaaactctgccgacatgtggggcccctACACCGACgccccccgccggccagccttcgcgcgccgaagaccgcgccacacccaccggcagctccaccacgcaccgaggtcgcctcttccaccgccggccacacctctcgcgccaagccagcctcctccaccggacgcgcctcttgcgccaatccggcctccctccatcggctgcgcctctcgcgccaagccggcctccatctccgccgcccgcacctctcgcgccgagcctccgctgccatcggtTGCGCCACTCTGCGACAAGCCGTtctccgacccctcctccaaacgATGCTGCGCCGGTCCGATGTAGCTGTCTGCCACGCCCTCGGCAAGCCGTCcgaggccgccatgcctcctcccaccaccgTCACGGTCACCATCACCTCActgtcgccgccgtcacctcacacccgactccttccccgcctccactgctgacgtcgccgccgcctcctcagtcACGGCCGTCGCAagccagccgccgtcgccgctgccgctgtcaCCAGCCACCGACGCCAGCAGCCACCATCGCAAAACCGTCGCCACCTCCAATGCAGCCGCCCTAACATCGTCGCCATGCAGGGGGAGGGGGCAAATCGGCCTGCAGCACGCCAGATCCGCCCCCCGGGGGGCCAAAACGGCCTGCAGCGCCTgatccggccgccgtcgccagcctcgccgccAGAGCCACCCGCCGTCGtcagcctcgccgccacctccatccccgccgccatctccatccccgccgccggcgccccctCACCATCCCCGACGCCATCattgcccccgccgccgtcgtcgccttccccGTCGCCAGCCACCACCaactgccaccgccacctcgcCATCTTCaatccccgccgccaccaccaccaactgtCGCCGCCACCTCAGGCCGACcctccgccggcggcctccCCGCTAGATCCGGCCGCGGTGGCCCGGATCTGGGCGGTGTCACACCCTaatccggcaccgccgtacaacggcacctgataggagcgtgtcATAGGAAAAACGGTGCGAAACGCTTCCTACtaaaccgcgatctcagtaccagtcccaggacatagcgctggtacccacggtgacaaatataatcattgcaatccttaaaataaatagaggacttatttaccttaacttaggttgcagctcaggatAGCCCGAGAttacaaccgacgacacggacgaggcaaCACCAACaaccggcagcagcagcggaaacaatggactaacacccaacaccacaggcgacggctgggaactaGGACGAAACCCAAATCTTTGCTTCAACTTCATCTTCAGAGCTGgcagaactatatatatatatatatatatatatatatatatatatatatatatatatatatatatatatatatatatatatatatatatatagagcaagggtgagtatttacgtactcagcaagccaggggaacttAGGTGGTTAATGCAAGCTTCAAGGGAAGGCTGTTATTTTTCAATCAGTTTTATTTGCAAGCATTTTGACAATCTAAGTGTGTTCATTCCGCGACCAGAGCGAGACAAGTCTCAGCTCGGCCGAGGGTGAGGAGTGAACAATATTATTTTATCAAGATTTGCACAACTCCCGGAGTTGGCCTCAAAGCTGGtttcccaaaccaaaccaattttCCAGACTTTCAAAGTTTTGGTTGTCTCCAAACAACCAGTCACTTTTAGGGACTCCCTGTCCCGCTGTCTCCCTGACAGCCACTTGCCTTTCCAAACATCAGGTTTCCCAAACCACATCACTTTTTCATAAAACAgggtaaaacaaaaactacgctaaggaatcacctcacatccacccatgaccgtgggcacggctgttcgaacagtttgttaacctctgcagagggggtagactttacccacacgacattactaacccggatcacccagcccgtggggatcagccacgtcgggagacctccaagctttcatgacaaggcatttccaaagccgacacaggtttaccatatgccgacgagaggggtccaagatcaacaacaggttaggtcccaaaCCATACTGtaccaggaagcccaggggtccctCCCCGACActaccccggcgaatccacttgtctctcggcatcaaggctcccctgattagctaattactcagccaggggtgtcccattccacccgtgtggtcgcactattgtatgctcggatgtaattgcaaaggaatcggtccttagatGCGACCGCACAAGCATCCCGCCCAGGAATGGTCTTGTGTCgcgagttttatttttttaaaactcattttctttcacaagGCACCGACCCAGGCGTCGGGTTTTCCAATCCTTTTGTaaaccaagttttacccaagatgtttctcatttttttttagtttgaatGCGACCATCGATACTCGTGTAGAGTGCACGAATACCAAGGCACGACTAGGcagttacaagggaacatgatatagcaattaacaatggaaggatcaaatgcaacaagttaggtatgCCTACCGATCTGCCTCGCAGACAGGGCAAACATATTAAGTGCAaacctatcaatgcataatattttgaaagcaatataattaagttcaaatataggctcaagatgttcaaaggtggcttgccttgctcagagtcTTCACGGAGCTTCGCGAATCTTCGAGATATCCACGATCGaccgaaaatccggtaaccgcaactaagCGCAAACAatgaaaacctaaacaaaagaccaaataAAATATCCTATTTGGACTaaaataatagtgccattaaatagatctcaattttacggaattattggaagtggaacggagtcaaacggagtTACGGATCACGAggtatgaattttggaagtttattTGAATTAAGGGAAATATTTGTGGAACAAGGGAAATTGATTtatgaaatttatagaaataatattctcaagaatattattgacaatcacttgacatgtgggaccaaggGAATGAATTATTGAAATCCGGGGATTAAGAGGAAGGATTTATGGAATTTGGAATATAGGAAATGATTTATGGAACAAGGGGAAATGATTTTTTGAACTTATGGAAAAGAATATTCCCGAGAATAATCTGTTTAGTCACTCATTGACGTGTGGGGCCAACAAGGGAGATAGACGGACTTTTGTGTAAGGGAGCTGATTTGGTGGAAGGACGAAATATGAACTTTGATTCAAGAGTGTGTTCACTGGGCtcggacagagggagtaaaagtGGACTTTGTTCCTTTTGGCCAAGGAGGGGGGTTGGCCGATGGGCCTGGCCCAAgagcggggaggagagagggggagacgGCTGACTGGGCAGGGGCAGGCCCGGTCAACGCCAACGTGGGCAGCCACGTCGgatggggagagagggggggcggGAACCTCATCGGACGGCCGGCGACGCTTGGCGCACTCCGGTGAACGGTGGCGAGCCAGAGGAAGTGGCTAGCACTGGCGGAGAGAGGAGGACAAGGGGAATCAATTCAACGGTTTGGATTTGAGAGAGGAGGTACGACGGctaccggcggcggaggcgaagcTCGCTGGATGTCCGACGTGGTCGCGCGCGAGGAAAGCGAAGGGCGCataggctcgggctcggctgaCGCGGAAAGGTATTGCGATGCACACGCCGTGGCACGGAACCCAATGGTCgccgacgacgcgcgcgcggcggcgctatacggcggcggaaggggcggcacggcgcgggagcgattggggaggccggcggctgaGGCGGCGGTCTAAGAAGGGCCAAGAGGGCTCCAGGAGGTCGGAGGTGAGAGGATACGGCGAGGGGATGGCCGACGGCAGTGCGCATCCATGCGCGGCGGCTGCCAGTCGAGCGGCACGGCGCGAGAGCAAAATGGGAGGTCGGCGGCCAGGGGAATGGATTGGGGAGGTCGAGGGGGCCCCGAGGAAGGTGATGGCGAGCGGGTTCGAAGAGAGGGAGACCGACGGTGGCGCACAGCCGGGTGCGGCATCGGCGAAGCTCGCCGCGGCTACTCGCGCAGCGGCGCcaagcggcggtggcgagagCTACACGATGCGGAAAAGGAAAGGGAGTGccaaggggaaggaggagccgAGGAGCTCACCGTCGAGCGGGGAACGGCGTCGCCGGACTTCGGtgatgggaaggggaggaaggccGATGGCGGCGCATGGACGAGCAGCGGCGCACGGCGACAAACACGACACCGAGGTGGCATGGTGCCGTGGCGGGCGCACCGGGGAAGGGGACGGAGGCGTGCGGAAACGGCGTCCTtcgtcgcggcggtggcgttctTGGCCGTGAcgacgaaggaggcggcggtgctccggGGTTGGCCgcgcgacgacgaccggggtcgagggaggaggcggcaatACTCCGTTCCAAGGAGCACGGGGTGAAGGGGAAAGGATTGTGGGCATGGGGTTGGGATTTTATAGGCGAAGAGGCGCTCGGCTGGCAACAGCGGCGGTTTCGTGGGCGGTGcgaaagcggcgacggcgtggatgcattgggcggcgaaggcggtggatcgtGCGGTGGGAATCGAACAGCGAGCGCGGGCTAGCGTggtcaaggtgggggcggcgagcTGGCATGGTCGCGGTGGTGGCGTGGGCGCGGTAGGGTGCAAAGGCGGCGTCAGCGGCACCCTGTGTCCGCTCCCGCACCAGGACAAGGGAGAGAGCGAGGCGGCCTTGCCCGCAAGGGAAAAagcgaaaggaggaggaggaaagggagccTTGCTCCTTCCATTTTGGGAGGAAGGAAGATGAGAGCACGAGCCCAGCCTCATGGCTTTGGACGCATGCGGCATGGAGTAGCGGAGCCGAGCGGTGAACGGTTTGGCGGTGAGCGAGGGCAAGACGGTCGACGCAGCAGGCGGCAACCGAG of the Oryza sativa Japonica Group chromosome 2, ASM3414082v1 genome contains:
- the LOC136355277 gene encoding vegetative cell wall protein gp1-like, whose translation is MQGEGANRPAARQIRPPGGQNGLQRLIRPPSPASPPEPPAVVSLAATSIPAAISIPAAGAPSPSPTPSLPPPPSSPSPSPATTNCHRHLAIFNPRRHHHQLSPPPQADPPPAASPLDPAAVARIWAVSHPNPAPPYNGT
- the LOC4330028 gene encoding inositol phosphorylceramide glucuronosyltransferase 1 — protein: MWRRRGAPSGIGLWAALLVAAAVLAAGGGAAAAAAKDEAYVTLLYGDEFVLGVRVLGKSIRDTDTSRDLVVLVSDGVSEYSRKLLEADGFIVKHITLLANPNQVRPTRFWGVYTKLKIFNMTSYKKVAYLDADTIVVKSIEDIFNCGKFCANLKHSERMNSGVMVVEPSETLFNDMMDKVNSLPSYTGGDQGFLNSYYADFANSRVYEPNKPTTPEPETQRLSTLYNADVGLYMLANKWMVDEKELRVIHYTLGPLKPWDWWTAWLVKPVAVWQDIRKNLEESLPGTGGGRNPHDQSVVKILFSLPLFMLICGYYGSCFQTNKELLCIRSLCAFARRARYKYKSEEALPSYSTIGAASSSFGISHQKSHNGAHLKLPSYFGAITVLVCFISALISLAFAFIIIPRQVMPWTGLLLMYEWTSVTFFLLFGSYLRVVYNWGSSSANHVGHNNLDSSENHAGAGLQRNTSDCDTDAAFYWSGMAILSSIALLSPTVLGITALFAKLGLMVAGGVVLASFMTYASEHLAISAFVKGQRDRNASRGSICFMC